The following coding sequences are from one Clostridioides difficile ATCC 9689 = DSM 1296 window:
- the rlmN gene encoding 23S rRNA (adenine(2503)-C(2))-methyltransferase RlmN → MEKKKIVLKNFTEDELKEFMKTIDEKPFRGSQIFSWIYKGAKTFDDMNNIPKSLRNKLEEVSCIGHIDIELKLESKVDNTKKYLFLLDDGNIIETVMMDYDSRVTVCVSNQVGCRMGCNFCASTMDGLIRNLEPWEILDQVIKIQEDTGKRVSNLVLMGSGEPLDNFENTKQFLKIINEKNGLNIGYRHITLSTCGIVPKMYELADLEIAINLALSLHSPYDEERRKIMPVANAYSIEEILNACRYYIKKTNRRVTFEYSLIKGVNDSEKEAKALAKLLKGMLCHVNLIPINKVEEREYEKPDKAFIYKFRDSLEKNNIPATVRMSMGSDISGACGQLRRKYK, encoded by the coding sequence ATGGAAAAGAAAAAGATAGTATTAAAAAATTTTACTGAAGATGAACTTAAAGAATTTATGAAAACTATAGATGAAAAGCCCTTTAGAGGAAGTCAAATATTCTCTTGGATATATAAGGGTGCAAAAACTTTTGATGATATGAACAATATACCAAAAAGTTTGAGAAATAAATTAGAAGAGGTTTCATGTATAGGGCATATAGATATAGAATTAAAGTTAGAATCTAAGGTAGATAATACAAAAAAATATTTGTTTTTATTAGATGATGGAAATATAATAGAAACTGTGATGATGGATTATGATAGTAGAGTTACTGTCTGTGTTTCTAACCAAGTAGGTTGTAGGATGGGATGTAATTTTTGTGCATCTACAATGGATGGATTAATTAGAAACTTAGAGCCATGGGAAATTTTAGACCAAGTTATTAAAATTCAAGAAGATACTGGTAAGAGGGTATCAAATCTTGTATTGATGGGGAGTGGTGAGCCACTTGATAACTTTGAAAATACAAAACAATTTTTAAAAATAATTAACGAAAAAAATGGTCTTAATATAGGGTATAGACATATAACTCTTTCAACTTGTGGAATAGTACCTAAAATGTATGAGTTGGCAGACTTAGAAATAGCTATAAATTTAGCTTTATCACTTCATTCACCATATGATGAAGAACGAAGAAAAATTATGCCTGTAGCAAATGCTTATTCTATTGAAGAAATATTGAATGCATGTAGATATTATATAAAAAAGACAAATAGAAGGGTTACATTTGAATATTCTCTTATAAAAGGGGTAAATGACTCAGAAAAAGAAGCAAAGGCATTAGCTAAGCTCCTAAAAGGTATGCTATGTCATGTAAATTTAATTCCAATAAATAAAGTTGAAGAAAGAGAATATGAAAAGCCAGATAAAGCATTTATTTATAAATTTAGGGATAGTTTGGAGAAGAACAATATA
- the rsmB gene encoding 16S rRNA (cytosine(967)-C(5))-methyltransferase RsmB — translation MDAREVGFKVLCDIEKNDNYSNIAINKHFKNLEISDMDRGLATELIYGVIENKYYLDYIINKLSKIKVKKMSTYVKIFLRMGTYQILFLDSISDYAAVNETVKLSKKYDKKSSGFINAILRNEIRAKETIMDITEEDSVKYLSIKYSYNSWIIKNWIDKFGQEFAEDLLEANNEKPSIYIRTNTLKISREELIEKLSEMGIVCLKVPMVEEAIKVEKMKNIEKNELFKAGLFTIQDISSMIVGKVINPKEGSFILDVCSAPGGKSTHLATLMNNTGQVVARDIFEHKLKLINSTVNRLGLKNVFVERFDASEIDENSISKFDYVLADVPCSGFGIIRRKPEIKYKKEEELKDITSIQKKILENASKYVKVGGTLVYSTCTIQGVENINIVTSFVEENHNFEFVPIDTVNVDLDNQDKGYLKIYPNIHGIDGFFIAKLKRIR, via the coding sequence ATGGATGCAAGAGAAGTTGGATTTAAAGTATTATGTGATATAGAAAAAAATGACAATTATTCAAATATTGCAATAAATAAGCATTTTAAAAATTTAGAAATAAGTGATATGGATAGAGGACTTGCAACAGAGTTAATTTATGGAGTAATAGAAAATAAATATTATTTAGATTATATAATCAATAAACTTTCAAAAATAAAGGTAAAAAAAATGTCAACTTATGTTAAAATCTTTTTAAGAATGGGAACATATCAGATTTTATTTTTAGATAGTATATCAGATTATGCAGCAGTTAATGAAACTGTAAAATTATCTAAGAAATATGATAAAAAATCTTCTGGTTTCATAAATGCTATTCTTAGAAATGAAATAAGAGCTAAAGAGACTATAATGGACATAACTGAGGAAGATAGTGTAAAATACTTATCTATAAAGTATTCCTATAACTCTTGGATTATAAAAAACTGGATAGATAAATTTGGACAAGAATTTGCTGAAGATTTGTTGGAAGCAAATAATGAAAAGCCTAGTATCTATATAAGAACGAATACACTTAAAATAAGTAGAGAAGAGCTTATTGAAAAATTAAGTGAAATGGGTATTGTATGTTTAAAAGTTCCTATGGTAGAAGAAGCTATTAAAGTCGAAAAAATGAAAAATATAGAAAAAAATGAATTATTTAAGGCTGGTTTATTTACAATTCAAGATATAAGTTCTATGATAGTAGGGAAAGTAATTAATCCAAAAGAAGGTTCATTTATTTTGGATGTATGTAGTGCTCCTGGAGGGAAATCTACTCACTTAGCTACTTTAATGAACAATACTGGTCAAGTAGTAGCTAGAGATATTTTTGAGCATAAACTAAAGCTTATAAACTCTACTGTAAATAGATTGGGGCTTAAAAATGTGTTTGTAGAAAGATTTGATGCTTCTGAGATTGATGAAAATAGTATAAGTAAATTTGATTATGTTTTAGCAGATGTTCCTTGCTCTGGTTTTGGTATAATAAGACGTAAACCAGAAATTAAGTATAAGAAAGAAGAAGAGTTAAAGGACATCACTTCTATACAAAAGAAAATTTTAGAAAATGCATCTAAATATGTCAAAGTTGGTGGAACTTTAGTATATAGTACATGTACAATTCAAGGTGTGGAGAATATAAATATAGTTACTTCTTTTGTTGAAGAAAATCACAACTTTGAATTTGTTCCAATTGATACAGTAAATGTAGACTTAGACAATCAAGATAAAGGATATTTAAAGATATATCCTAATATTCATGGTATAGATGGTTTTTTCATAGCAAAATTAAAGAGAATAAGGTAG
- a CDS encoding zinc metallopeptidase, with protein MYPVYGGFWGFDPTMVVLIPAILLTIYAQFKVSSTTNKYLRVNTRRGYTGEQTARRVLDSNGLYDVKIEMVRGHLSDHYDPRRKAVRLSEDVYYGTSITSVAVAAHECGHAIQHAKGYAPLQIRSSLVPVVNFASSISWFLIFLGFIMAGPFLKIGILLFSASVLFQIITLPVEFNASSRAIVQLGNLGIIDESESRQSRRVLSAAALTYVAAALVSILQLLRLLLIAQRRND; from the coding sequence ATGTACCCTGTATATGGCGGTTTTTGGGGATTTGACCCAACAATGGTTGTATTAATTCCAGCTATATTACTTACTATATATGCACAATTTAAAGTGAGTTCAACAACAAATAAGTATTTAAGAGTAAATACACGTCGAGGATATACTGGAGAGCAAACAGCAAGAAGAGTACTTGATTCAAATGGTTTGTATGATGTAAAGATAGAAATGGTTAGAGGGCATCTAAGTGACCATTATGACCCAAGAAGAAAGGCTGTAAGGTTGTCAGAAGATGTATATTATGGAACATCTATAACTTCTGTTGCAGTAGCTGCACATGAGTGTGGTCATGCCATACAACATGCTAAAGGTTATGCACCTCTTCAAATAAGAAGTAGTTTAGTACCAGTAGTGAATTTTGCTTCAAGTATATCTTGGTTTTTAATATTTTTAGGATTTATTATGGCTGGTCCATTTTTAAAAATTGGTATACTATTGTTTTCGGCTTCAGTGTTATTCCAAATAATAACATTGCCTGTAGAATTTAATGCTTCAAGTAGAGCAATCGTTCAACTTGGGAATTTAGGTATTATAGATGAAAGTGAGTCAAGACAAAGTAGAAGAGTACTTTCAGCAGCAGCTTTAACATATGTTGCAGCAGCATTGGTTTCAATACTTCAATTACTTAGATTGTTACTAATAGCTCAAAGAAGAAATGACTAA
- a CDS encoding DUF116 domain-containing protein yields MTDIKKYLTSVGILILILGILIGVVNFFIISLTQIFSLMINIIIISLILIILCSTAVTYRVIKGKYVNSNIMKINFNIVSGLFPIISFIASSFGMSKSDIRRIYIKLNNEYIYSNKYNFNPEDIIILIPHCIQENSCKLKVTNDIDNCKECGRCNIGELIKLKEKTNVKIFVATGGTLARKIIMDTKPKAVVAVACERDLTSGIQDIKKIPVLGVFNKRPNGPCVNTNVDMMDIEKAIGFLTGKNILVCN; encoded by the coding sequence ATGACAGATATAAAGAAGTATTTAACAAGTGTTGGGATTTTGATTTTAATATTAGGAATTTTGATAGGAGTTGTTAATTTTTTTATAATAAGTTTAACTCAAATATTCTCCTTGATGATAAATATTATAATAATATCACTAATACTTATAATACTATGTTCAACAGCAGTTACTTATAGAGTAATTAAAGGAAAGTATGTTAACTCAAATATAATGAAAATAAATTTTAATATTGTCAGTGGATTATTTCCTATTATATCTTTCATTGCATCATCATTTGGTATGTCAAAAAGTGATATTAGAAGAATATATATAAAGTTAAATAATGAATATATATACAGTAATAAATATAATTTTAATCCAGAGGATATAATAATTTTAATACCTCATTGTATTCAAGAGAATAGTTGTAAATTAAAAGTTACTAATGATATAGATAATTGTAAAGAATGTGGAAGATGCAACATAGGAGAATTAATTAAGCTAAAGGAAAAAACTAATGTAAAAATATTTGTAGCTACAGGAGGAACCCTAGCTAGAAAAATTATAATGGACACTAAACCTAAAGCTGTTGTAGCTGTTGCATGTGAAAGAGATTTGACATCTGGAATACAAGATATTAAAAAAATTCCTGTTTTAGGTGTATTTAACAAAAGACCTAATGGACCTTGTGTAAATACTAATGTAGACATGATGGATATTGAAAAAGCTATAGGCTTTTTAACAGGAAAAAATATATTAGTTTGTAATTAA
- the fmt gene encoding methionyl-tRNA formyltransferase, with protein sequence MKIVFMGTPDIAVPCLQKIIDEKYEILGVVTQPDKPKGRGKKLGMSPVKELAIENNIPVYQPVKARDKEFIDKIKSLNPDVIVVVAFGQILPKEILEIPKLGCINVHVSLLPKYRGAAPINWVIINGEEKTGVTTMYMDEGLDTGDMILKTEVNLDENITAGELHDKMMNIGAETLKETLRLIEEGNAPREVQNHEEFSYAPIMNKSLGNIDFSKSAREIHNLVRGVNPWPSAYTTYNDVIMKVWKTKVLDEKSTKDVGTIIDVSKDGIKVSTIDNVLLIEEIQMPNKKRMLVGEYIKGNTIETGLVLG encoded by the coding sequence ATGAAAATAGTATTTATGGGAACTCCTGATATAGCAGTTCCATGTTTACAAAAAATAATAGATGAGAAGTATGAAATATTGGGTGTTGTAACTCAACCAGATAAACCAAAAGGAAGAGGTAAAAAACTAGGTATGAGCCCAGTAAAAGAACTGGCAATTGAAAATAATATACCTGTATATCAACCAGTAAAGGCTAGAGATAAAGAATTTATAGATAAAATTAAATCTTTAAATCCAGATGTAATAGTAGTTGTAGCTTTTGGACAGATACTTCCAAAAGAAATATTAGAGATTCCTAAACTTGGATGTATAAATGTTCATGTTTCTTTACTTCCAAAATATAGAGGTGCGGCACCTATAAATTGGGTAATAATAAATGGTGAAGAAAAGACTGGTGTTACAACTATGTATATGGATGAAGGATTAGATACTGGAGATATGATACTAAAGACAGAAGTAAATCTTGATGAAAATATAACAGCAGGAGAACTTCATGATAAAATGATGAATATAGGAGCAGAAACTTTAAAAGAAACATTAAGATTAATTGAAGAAGGAAATGCTCCAAGAGAAGTACAAAATCATGAAGAATTTTCCTATGCGCCAATAATGAATAAATCATTAGGTAACATAGATTTTTCAAAAAGTGCCAGAGAAATACACAATTTAGTTAGAGGAGTAAATCCATGGCCAAGTGCTTATACTACCTATAATGATGTCATAATGAAAGTTTGGAAAACTAAAGTGTTAGATGAAAAAAGCACAAAAGATGTAGGTACAATAATTGATGTAAGCAAAGATGGGATAAAAGTAAGTACTATAGATAATGTACTTTTAATTGAAGAAATTCAGATGCCGAATAAAAAGAGAATGTTGGTTGGTGAATATATAAAAGGGAATACTATAGAAACTGGTTTAGTATTGGGTTAG
- the def gene encoding peptide deformylase, whose amino-acid sequence MALRQIVQIGEPVLRKKSKKVEKIDEKIIQLLDDMAETMYDADGVGLAAPQVGILKRVVVIDIGEDLIELINPEIIETSGEQIDEEGCLSVVGEAGNVRRPNYVKVRALNRNGETIELEGEELLARAFCHEIDHLDGILFVDKIEK is encoded by the coding sequence ATGGCTTTAAGACAAATAGTTCAAATAGGAGAACCAGTATTAAGAAAAAAATCAAAAAAGGTTGAAAAAATTGATGAAAAGATAATACAATTATTAGATGATATGGCAGAAACTATGTATGATGCAGATGGTGTTGGACTGGCTGCACCTCAAGTTGGAATATTAAAAAGAGTAGTAGTAATAGATATTGGAGAAGATCTTATAGAACTTATAAATCCTGAAATAATAGAAACATCTGGGGAGCAAATAGATGAGGAAGGATGTTTAAGTGTTGTTGGAGAAGCGGGAAATGTTAGAAGACCAAATTATGTAAAGGTCAGAGCTTTAAATAGAAATGGTGAAACAATAGAGTTAGAGGGAGAAGAGCTTTTAGCTAGAGCATTTTGTCATGAGATAGACCACTTAGATGGAATTTTATTTGTTGACAAAATAGAAAAGTAG
- the priA gene encoding primosomal protein N', with amino-acid sequence MKKYAKVIVRSNTIYTDNLFTYQIPVFLSDVIKIGHRILVPFGKGNKPTEAFVFQFTDSLDEKIKIKEIIDILDENPIFRKEDLELVYWMKNRYLCTYIECINLIYPKGYKLNNYKVVLLGESLSGLNDIELKEKISTLSDKNREIVEKVIDSKGKIKVDKLKYIPNLNSSLYTMNKNGIIKLCWEYKNHKNEKKVCYISLSLESDKIDDYIEQNKINVGSKQKEILSFLKNNENVEINDLLDLLNASKQSINSLSKKKLITLEFKDYYREPKSIYKSVLKSIKLNNEQQEAVDEIKSNMFVDDKKPYLIHGVTGSGKTEVYMEIIEFALNQGLDSIFLVPEIALTPQTIDRLKSRFGDLVGVFHSKLSEGEKHDVYKAVKAGKVRVLIGARSALFAPFNSLGLIIIDECHESSYKSEKNPKFNAIEVARFMALKNNITLILGSATPSIEEYYRAKSGEYKLINIKSRANDKPLPNIEVVDMKDELDKGNRSIFSLKLQKEIRYAIEENNQVILFLNRRGYANFVSCRKCGYVFQCENCDISLTYHKKSNTGRCHYCGYEKEIPKECPECKSTYVKPFGVGTQKIEEELKYIFPDIKTLRMDKDTTSKKGALDEILNKFKDKEADVLIGTQMLSKGLDFENVTLVGILSADMILNFPDFKSFETTFQLITQVSGRAGRADKEGKVVLQTYDTEHYAIKHAIEYDYEGFYEDEIKIRKAFGYSPFNNMLSVVVSGEDERLVIKNIKNMHASLIYLLEKRGINDLGFILGPNPCSISKINQNYRWQILFKDENIEINLLKGIIKYICITKRDLIFDKNINVSIDINPNSVL; translated from the coding sequence ATGAAAAAATATGCAAAGGTAATAGTTAGAAGTAATACTATATATACAGATAATTTATTTACATATCAAATTCCTGTATTTTTATCTGATGTAATAAAAATCGGGCACAGAATATTAGTACCATTTGGAAAAGGTAATAAACCAACAGAAGCCTTTGTATTTCAATTTACAGATAGCTTAGATGAAAAAATAAAAATAAAAGAAATTATTGATATATTAGATGAAAATCCAATATTTAGAAAAGAAGATTTAGAGTTGGTTTATTGGATGAAAAATAGATATTTGTGTACTTATATAGAATGTATAAATTTGATATATCCAAAGGGATACAAATTAAATAATTATAAAGTAGTCCTATTAGGTGAAAGTTTAAGTGGATTAAATGATATTGAATTGAAGGAAAAAATATCAACTTTAAGTGATAAAAATAGAGAAATAGTAGAGAAAGTGATTGATAGTAAAGGTAAAATTAAGGTTGATAAGTTAAAATATATACCAAACTTAAATAGTTCTTTGTACACAATGAATAAAAATGGAATTATAAAATTATGTTGGGAATATAAAAATCACAAAAATGAAAAGAAAGTATGTTATATATCTTTGAGTTTAGAAAGTGATAAGATTGACGATTATATAGAGCAAAATAAAATAAATGTGGGAAGTAAACAAAAAGAGATATTAAGTTTTCTTAAAAATAATGAAAATGTAGAGATAAATGATTTATTGGATTTATTAAATGCTTCAAAACAAAGTATAAATTCTCTAAGTAAGAAAAAGCTAATAACCCTAGAATTTAAGGATTATTATAGAGAGCCAAAAAGTATTTACAAATCCGTACTAAAAAGTATAAAATTAAACAATGAGCAACAAGAAGCAGTTGATGAGATAAAGTCGAATATGTTTGTAGATGATAAAAAACCATACTTAATTCATGGAGTAACTGGAAGTGGAAAAACTGAAGTTTACATGGAAATAATAGAATTTGCTCTAAATCAAGGCTTAGACAGTATATTCTTAGTACCTGAGATAGCATTAACTCCTCAAACAATAGATAGGCTAAAGAGTAGGTTTGGAGATTTAGTTGGAGTGTTCCACAGTAAACTATCTGAAGGAGAAAAACATGATGTTTACAAAGCTGTCAAAGCAGGTAAAGTAAGAGTGTTAATTGGAGCTAGGTCAGCTTTATTTGCACCTTTTAATTCCTTAGGCTTAATAATAATTGATGAATGTCATGAGTCATCATATAAGTCTGAGAAGAATCCAAAATTTAATGCTATAGAAGTTGCTAGATTTATGGCATTAAAAAATAATATAACTCTTATTTTAGGTTCAGCAACGCCCTCAATTGAAGAGTATTATAGGGCAAAATCTGGAGAATACAAACTTATAAATATAAAAAGTAGAGCAAATGATAAGCCTCTTCCAAACATTGAAGTGGTAGACATGAAAGATGAGTTAGATAAAGGAAATAGAAGTATATTTAGTTTGAAATTACAAAAAGAAATACGTTATGCGATTGAAGAAAATAATCAAGTAATACTATTTTTAAACAGAAGAGGTTATGCAAATTTTGTATCTTGTAGAAAGTGTGGATATGTGTTTCAATGTGAAAATTGTGATATATCTTTAACTTATCATAAGAAAAGTAATACTGGAAGATGCCACTATTGTGGATATGAGAAAGAAATTCCAAAAGAGTGTCCTGAATGTAAAAGTACTTATGTTAAGCCATTTGGAGTTGGAACTCAAAAAATTGAAGAGGAATTAAAATATATTTTTCCAGATATAAAAACTTTGAGAATGGATAAAGATACAACTTCAAAAAAAGGTGCTTTAGATGAGATATTAAATAAATTTAAAGATAAAGAAGCAGATGTACTTATTGGAACACAGATGTTAAGTAAAGGGCTGGATTTTGAGAATGTAACTTTAGTAGGTATTTTGTCTGCAGACATGATATTAAATTTTCCAGACTTTAAAAGTTTTGAAACTACATTTCAATTGATAACTCAAGTCTCTGGAAGAGCAGGGAGAGCTGATAAAGAGGGAAAAGTAGTACTTCAGACTTATGACACTGAACACTATGCTATTAAGCATGCTATTGAATATGATTATGAGGGTTTTTATGAAGATGAGATAAAAATAAGAAAAGCATTTGGATATTCTCCTTTTAATAATATGTTAAGTGTAGTTGTTAGTGGTGAAGATGAAAGATTAGTGATAAAAAATATAAAAAATATGCATGCATCATTGATTTATTTATTAGAAAAAAGGGGTATAAATGATTTAGGATTTATATTAGGTCCAAATCCATGTTCAATATCAAAAATAAATCAAAATTATAGATGGCAAATACTCTTTAAAGATGAAAATATTGAAATTAATCTCTTAAAGGGTATAATAAAATATATATGTATAACAAAACGAGATTTGATATTTGATAAGAATATCAATGTATCTATAGATATTAATCCAAACAGTGTATTATAA
- the coaBC gene encoding bifunctional phosphopantothenoylcysteine decarboxylase/phosphopantothenate--cysteine ligase CoaBC — translation MLKDKTVVIGISGGIAAYKACDVVSKLKKLNANIHVIMTKSATEFVKPLTFQSLSQNYVVEDMFEEPKTWEVEHISLAKKADLFLIVPASANVIGKIANGIADDMLTTTVMATKAQVLIAPAMNTNMYENPIVQKNIQTLKSFGYKFIEPESGRLACGDIGTGKLANPDIIVEEVLTNLTKEQDLKGQSMIVTAGPTVESIDPVRYLTNRSSGKMGYSIAREAIARGADVTLISGPTNLSIPQNLKKFVQIESAQDLYEAVVSNLSENKIVIQSAAVADYKPKTYSDKKIKKKNDDLSIELSRNYDIAYEIGKIKEDKILIGFAAETNDLIEHAKGKIKKKNLDFIVANDLTKEGAGFRADTNIVKIIDVEGNITEYPKMKKEEVANVILDKVKALLEK, via the coding sequence ATGCTAAAAGATAAAACTGTTGTAATTGGCATAAGTGGCGGTATAGCTGCATATAAGGCTTGTGATGTTGTAAGTAAGTTAAAAAAACTAAATGCAAATATCCATGTTATAATGACAAAATCAGCAACAGAATTTGTTAAACCACTTACATTTCAATCGCTGAGTCAAAATTATGTAGTAGAAGATATGTTTGAAGAACCAAAAACTTGGGAAGTTGAACATATATCATTAGCAAAAAAAGCAGATTTATTCTTAATAGTGCCAGCAAGTGCAAATGTTATAGGCAAGATTGCAAATGGTATAGCTGACGATATGTTGACAACTACTGTTATGGCAACAAAAGCACAGGTTCTTATAGCACCAGCTATGAATACTAATATGTATGAAAATCCAATTGTTCAAAAAAATATACAAACTTTAAAGAGCTTTGGATATAAATTTATTGAACCGGAAAGTGGAAGGCTTGCATGTGGAGATATTGGAACAGGTAAACTAGCTAATCCAGATATAATAGTAGAGGAAGTTTTGACTAATCTTACTAAAGAGCAAGATTTAAAAGGTCAAAGTATGATAGTTACAGCTGGTCCAACTGTAGAGAGTATAGACCCAGTAAGATATTTAACTAATAGGTCTTCTGGTAAAATGGGATATTCTATAGCAAGAGAAGCTATAGCTAGAGGTGCTGATGTAACATTAATATCAGGTCCTACAAATCTTTCTATTCCACAAAATCTTAAAAAATTTGTTCAAATAGAGTCAGCACAAGATTTGTATGAAGCAGTAGTATCAAATTTAAGTGAAAATAAAATAGTAATTCAAAGTGCAGCAGTTGCAGATTATAAACCAAAAACTTATTCTGACAAAAAAATTAAAAAGAAGAATGATGATTTATCAATAGAACTAAGTAGAAATTATGACATTGCTTATGAAATAGGAAAAATAAAAGAAGATAAGATACTAATTGGATTTGCAGCTGAAACTAATGACCTTATAGAACATGCCAAAGGAAAAATAAAAAAGAAAAATTTAGATTTTATTGTGGCAAATGATTTAACTAAAGAAGGTGCTGGTTTTAGAGCTGATACTAATATTGTAAAAATAATAGATGTAGAGGGAAATATTACTGAGTATCCTAAGATGAAAAAAGAAGAAGTAGCCAATGTTATTTTAGATAAAGTTAAAGCGTTGCTTGAGAAATAA
- the rpoZ gene encoding DNA-directed RNA polymerase subunit omega, whose protein sequence is MLKPSINEVLEKIDNRYYLVGTVSKRARKLIDGEEPYVSNKTKEKPVCVATKEVASGKITYRLLTEEEIEIEEARHHAEQHQQISEEE, encoded by the coding sequence ATGTTAAAACCATCTATCAATGAGGTACTAGAAAAAATAGACAACAGATACTATTTAGTAGGGACTGTTTCAAAGAGAGCAAGAAAATTAATTGATGGAGAAGAACCATATGTTTCAAATAAAACTAAGGAAAAGCCTGTATGTGTAGCAACTAAAGAAGTTGCAAGTGGAAAAATAACATATAGATTATTGACAGAAGAGGAAATAGAGATAGAAGAAGCTAGACATCATGCTGAGCAACACCAACAAATTTCAGAAGAGGAGTAA
- the gmk gene encoding guanylate kinase, translating to MFVKKGLLLVVSGPSGAGKGTICKELLKENDTIKLSVSATTRKPRTGEVDGVNYFFISKEKFEEMIEKGEFLEYAQIYDNFYGTPKAAIMECLEKGQDVLLEIEMQGAKQIKEVCPEGVFIFVLPPSLEELKNRIVGRGTETEAEIEKRFSCAYEEIKMIKDYDYFIFNEDVKTSAKEIEGIISSEKNKVSRYKNIIIEKFKEEL from the coding sequence ATGTTTGTGAAAAAAGGATTATTGCTAGTTGTATCAGGACCATCAGGTGCAGGAAAAGGTACTATTTGCAAAGAACTACTTAAAGAAAATGATACAATAAAACTTTCTGTATCAGCTACTACAAGAAAACCCAGAACTGGAGAAGTTGATGGAGTAAATTATTTCTTCATAAGTAAGGAAAAGTTTGAAGAGATGATAGAAAAAGGTGAGTTTTTGGAGTATGCTCAAATTTATGATAATTTTTATGGAACTCCAAAAGCGGCAATAATGGAATGTTTAGAAAAAGGACAAGATGTATTACTGGAGATTGAAATGCAAGGAGCAAAACAAATAAAAGAAGTTTGCCCAGAGGGAGTATTTATATTTGTACTACCACCATCACTTGAAGAATTAAAAAATAGAATTGTTGGAAGAGGTACAGAAACAGAAGCTGAAATAGAGAAGAGATTTAGCTGTGCATATGAAGAAATTAAAATGATTAAGGATTATGATTATTTTATATTTAATGAAGATGTAAAAACATCTGCTAAAGAAATAGAAGGTATAATATCATCTGAAAAGAATAAAGTTAGCAGATATAAAAATATTATAATAGAGAAATTTAAGGAGGAATTATAA